A stretch of Desulfuromonas acetexigens DNA encodes these proteins:
- a CDS encoding glycosyltransferase, whose translation MRILCLPYTHTLSHISRPLAIAAELRARGHDIIFAGDSPKDHFIRSEGFDVLPAYQVEPDILFNRIRQGKLQFVSDDELYRLIASDRDLYRQVQPDLVLSDGRFSAPLSAGLDGIPQAAIVNVSSTEYRALPYIPFFEWLPEKLVKRDGSLGKSLDRFNLALEMLVFDNAATVFKKLSRKFGLRRTVTATNCLAGNDLTLLADIPEYFPTRNLPADYHYIGPLTWQSPLPPPAWWPPKNDGKRLVYFTMGTTWMGGSFTTLYKRLQQEGLTAIIATGGQAQGLETIEGEVYVEEFVDGDLVMAACDLVVCHGGNGTIYQALQHGKPIVGIPTIPDQQFNMRRVKALGVGEALAPKTFADHPEKLFALARQVAEDSRYRDHAKRLQGQLASLAPAKKAADLIEARFGRN comes from the coding sequence ATGCGTATCCTCTGCCTCCCCTACACCCACACCCTCTCCCACATCAGCCGCCCCCTGGCCATCGCCGCCGAGCTACGCGCGCGCGGCCACGACATCATCTTCGCCGGGGACAGCCCGAAGGATCATTTCATCCGTAGCGAAGGGTTCGATGTGCTGCCCGCCTATCAGGTGGAGCCCGACATCCTCTTCAACCGCATTCGCCAGGGCAAACTGCAGTTTGTCAGCGACGATGAACTGTATCGTCTGATCGCATCGGACCGGGATCTGTACCGGCAGGTGCAACCCGACCTGGTTCTTTCCGACGGACGCTTCAGCGCCCCCCTGTCGGCGGGGCTCGACGGTATCCCCCAGGCCGCCATCGTCAATGTTTCCTCCACCGAATATCGGGCGCTCCCTTACATCCCCTTTTTCGAATGGCTGCCGGAGAAGCTCGTCAAACGGGACGGCTCGCTGGGGAAAAGTCTCGACCGTTTCAACCTGGCCCTGGAGATGCTGGTCTTCGACAACGCCGCGACCGTCTTCAAGAAACTCAGCCGCAAGTTCGGCCTGCGGCGCACGGTCACCGCCACCAACTGCCTGGCGGGCAACGACCTGACCCTGCTGGCCGATATCCCCGAATACTTTCCCACCCGCAACCTGCCCGCCGACTACCATTACATCGGCCCGCTGACCTGGCAAAGCCCGCTACCGCCGCCGGCCTGGTGGCCACCGAAAAACGACGGCAAGCGTCTGGTCTACTTCACCATGGGCACCACTTGGATGGGCGGCTCCTTCACCACCCTTTACAAACGATTGCAACAGGAAGGGCTGACGGCGATCATCGCCACGGGGGGCCAGGCGCAAGGGCTGGAAACGATCGAAGGGGAAGTCTACGTGGAGGAGTTCGTCGACGGGGATCTGGTCATGGCGGCCTGCGACCTGGTCGTCTGCCACGGCGGCAACGGCACCATCTATCAGGCGCTGCAGCACGGCAAGCCGATCGTCGGCATTCCGACCATCCCCGATCAGCAGTTCAACATGCGCCGGGTCAAGGCCCTGGGGGTCGGCGAAGCCCTCGCCCCCAAGACCTTCGCCGACCATCCAGAAAAACTTTTCGCCCTGGCCCGGCAGGTCGCGGAAGAT
- a CDS encoding 2-oxo acid dehydrogenase subunit E2 — MSTPAPPELSRPNRISRAFWTLNHEMTAVYTVHFVREIDATALDRLRRETFEREGEKPSYTALVVKAAALALREFPYANRAILGPPFFRRMVQFRNMDITVAIERNVPQAEAVVLADTILEVDGKSPLDITRELQTVLTADPETHPRWKLFSGLLSRLPVCLSRWLIRAPRYLPEQWVKHRGNACFVNSPAKYGIDFVIADMIWPLTVMFGWVKDRPIAVNGQVEVRRTMPLTIIFDRRIMAGAPAAHFFNRLAEILENADRELR; from the coding sequence ATGTCCACGCCTGCCCCCCCCGAGCTGTCACGTCCCAACCGGATATCCCGCGCCTTCTGGACCCTCAACCACGAGATGACCGCGGTCTACACCGTCCATTTCGTGCGGGAAATCGATGCCACCGCCTTGGACCGCCTGCGCCGGGAAACTTTCGAGCGCGAGGGAGAAAAACCTTCCTACACCGCCTTGGTCGTCAAGGCGGCGGCCCTGGCTTTGCGGGAGTTTCCCTACGCCAACCGGGCCATTCTCGGCCCGCCCTTCTTCCGACGCATGGTCCAGTTTCGCAACATGGACATTACCGTCGCCATCGAGCGGAACGTCCCCCAGGCCGAGGCGGTGGTGCTGGCCGACACGATTTTGGAAGTAGACGGCAAAAGCCCGCTCGACATCACCCGCGAACTGCAAACGGTTCTGACCGCCGATCCCGAAACCCACCCGCGCTGGAAACTCTTCTCCGGCCTGCTCAGTCGCCTGCCGGTCTGCCTCAGCCGCTGGCTGATCCGCGCCCCCCGCTACCTGCCCGAGCAGTGGGTCAAACACCGGGGGAATGCCTGCTTCGTCAATTCGCCGGCCAAATACGGCATCGATTTCGTCATCGCCGATATGATCTGGCCCTTGACGGTAATGTTCGGCTGGGTCAAGGACCGGCCCATCGCCGTCAATGGGCAGGTGGAGGTGCGCCGCACCATGCCGCTGACCATCATTTTCGACCGCCGAATCATGGCCGGCGCCCCCGCCGCCCACTTCTTCAATCGTCTGGCGGAAATCCTTGAAAACGCCGACCGCGAATTACGCTGA
- the pepA gene encoding flocculation-associated PEP-CTERM protein PepA, which translates to MKKKLLALVVMALLLAPVGAMATSLLSFNDTSLGWIDVGSWDWNVGNALAVGAVPLSDDINNPTPFTLYYQAALSNFQDADGNTIGGTGLSVDYEITVQAGFSELGYRTDTFGLGVLPILSNANFSLDPGAPVNFLNIYYDEAQNSDNLSGTGFGDGTLLMSGVIDVSTGSFTVYIDANQDGIMDTSLLDRFGPDNYSGLESLAGNGSATIEAMIDGSTVNGAYIDISTYPLDFYLDMFFNSSTIAPFLQQNPSAEVVGIPVNIGDINGFTGPDFLFQADGNSSFTVVPEPSTVILLGLGLLGAGGLGYLRRKR; encoded by the coding sequence ATGAAGAAAAAACTGTTGGCTCTTGTAGTAATGGCTCTGTTGCTGGCGCCCGTTGGTGCCATGGCGACCAGTCTGCTGTCGTTCAATGACACTAGCCTGGGCTGGATCGACGTCGGCAGCTGGGACTGGAATGTCGGCAACGCTTTGGCGGTAGGGGCAGTGCCGCTCTCCGATGACATCAACAACCCCACGCCCTTTACCCTCTACTATCAAGCCGCTCTGTCGAATTTCCAGGATGCCGACGGCAACACCATCGGCGGAACCGGTCTCAGTGTCGATTATGAGATCACCGTGCAGGCCGGTTTCAGCGAGTTGGGCTATCGCACTGACACCTTTGGTCTTGGAGTGTTGCCAATCTTATCCAATGCCAACTTCTCTTTGGACCCCGGTGCTCCGGTTAACTTCCTGAACATCTACTACGACGAAGCGCAAAACTCCGACAACCTCTCCGGTACCGGGTTCGGTGACGGAACCCTGTTGATGAGCGGCGTGATCGATGTCAGCACCGGATCCTTTACGGTCTATATCGACGCGAATCAGGATGGCATTATGGACACGAGTCTCCTTGATAGGTTCGGGCCCGATAATTACTCCGGCCTCGAGAGCCTCGCCGGTAATGGTAGCGCCACAATCGAAGCCATGATCGATGGAAGTACGGTCAACGGCGCCTATATCGACATTTCGACCTATCCTCTTGATTTCTACCTGGATATGTTCTTCAACTCGTCGACCATCGCCCCCTTCCTGCAACAGAACCCTTCGGCTGAGGTGGTTGGAATCCCTGTGAACATTGGCGACATCAACGGCTTTACCGGTCCGGACTTCCTTTTCCAGGCCGACGGGAATTCGTCCTTCACGGTCGTGCCCGAGCCCTCCACCGTCATTCTGCTCGGCCTTGGCCTGTTGGGTGCCGGCGGCCTGGGGTACCTGCGCCGCAAGCGCTAA
- a CDS encoding SdrD B-like domain-containing protein, with protein sequence MPQKRFFLGWFFILLCWVIPSAAGAGSLVFSDPSAGTVEVYSLDWIPGNSLADEALPLGTDPNNPTRFTQVYQAALGNFLDGNGNAITGTGLNVSYEITIVSVYGQIGARSPLDIDNDGFVEIENSNFDLDAEANVNFVEIYLDSNRNSNALTGAGYRDGILLMKGIVSAATGQFSAYLDMDGNNILDLKVLDQFLTNNYLGTGTISGNGSAQLTVAIDSASVNPTYFPGVGSSPLTLFFNTSLVLPYYQQNPSASVVGVVPELGSASGGYSRVNGLASLDPAEQIDMLFQADANSSISVGPCIDIVKEVSVDGGQTWFDANTLDDSPGTTDGAIYRFIVTNCSSVTLTDVTVTDPNLGGDGLPLTIDLGDLAPEASVTVEPNTSLGSPLLEKPLLCADVPPPGNEDPIKFNLASVVGTVIGTSTTVEDSDPAYVRCLCVDIEKLVSVDGGVTFVDADQCVDPAAPIATGSVEYQLVVSNCGAAILDDVRVVDSLLGIDEAVGTLLPEQVITYDKEDISALLQPDFCALFGSDTAGSQDIDNTATVTATAFNQQFDLSDEDSACVSCLCSGSIGDYVWNDLDRDGIQDAGEPGIAGVTVTLLMGSETVATTTTDAEGAYLFTGLCAGDYTVTVTTPDGYTATMNNAPGSTADNDSNGSPADVTLSTDNSSDLSIDFGFYTPCTGSIGDFVWDDLDRDGIQDANESGIGGVTVTLFMDGKAVATTTTDVSGAYLFTGLCAGDYTVTVATPDGYTATISNAPGSTTDDDSNGSPADVTLATDNSSDLTIDFGFYLMDAKIGDYVWLDENQNGIQDVGEEGLSGVTVNLFDCDGNLIETTSTDSTGYYSFTVEPGDYKVQFVLTGGYAFSPQDQGGDDALDSDADTGGMTICTTLAPGETDLTWDAGMYPMPASLGDYVWNDTNNNGVQDAGEMGIANVTVNLYDCTTDLVVDTTTTDASGLYSFTGLMPGSYRVEFVAPMGYAFTTPNVGDDAFDSDANASGVTECVELAAGETNTTIDAGLTAQPATIGDYVWNDTNNNGVQDAGEMGIANVTVNLYDCTTDELVATTTTDASGLYSFTNLMPGSYRVEFVAPMGYDFTTPNVGDDAFDSDANASGVTECVDLAAGETNTTIDAGLTAQPATIGDYVWNDTYNNGVQDAGEMGIANVTVNLYDCTTDELVATTTTGTDGLYSFTNLMPGSYRVEFVAPMGYDFTTPNVGDDAFDSDANASGVTECVDLAAGETNTTVDAGLTAQPASLGDYVWNDTNNNGVQDAGEMGIANVTVNLYDCTTDELVATTTTDASGLYSFTGLMPGSYRVEFVAPMGYAFTTPNVGNDATDSDANASGETDCVTLVAGESNTTVDAGLYALAPAIDIEKYTNGEDADEPTGPMVVIGSPINWTYVVTNTGDVTLTNVLVVDDKGVAVTCPATTLVVGESMTCTANGTALAGQYANVGTTTGNYGGMSVTDSDPSHYYGVSPDIHLTKDVSVDGGMTWFEADNITQCSDPNVPNVEVCTDYSDCGPCEGKVTSLTLAYRGTSSAKIKITNRDGYELFKQDVVNPGQQMTFTLADGYGKLTTEIKIYVNGSFNTSIHTSCSQPVGPGLISGSFEVVAGKSLYGGNLCPINHDGITAECNECEGKVNNLTLAYRGATKANIKITNKDGRELFRLDNVSPNQQFTFALKDHYGKLTTDIKIYVNWSLNTTIHTSCSQPIGPGLVKGSFEVIAGTSLYGGNLCPINGTTPDPGTCTPDEVMYRFTITNTGSVTLSNLTLTDSLYDISAIAPECVLPETLAPGQSYTCSSNSLPTQMGLVSNTATATGDYAGITVTDSNDASYCGPFEPVPAIDIEKYTNGEDADTPTGPMVAIGSPITWTYVVTNTGNVTLNDVTVVDNQGVAVSCPSTTLLAGEVMTCTGYGTAVAGQYANLGTTKGYYNGMPVTDSDPSHYYATPPAIDVEKFVSTDGVNWFDADTPPGIEVAVCPDLSCDAGSEYDCQMQKDYYWKEYERTKYEHDSKKSDYENKKSDRDRSKSDHDKSKYTRDSSKKDCDGKQKEYESAKAKYESSKSYSDRKKMNKAKAEYDYAKAECDRKESDYTGKKTDYDSKIADCDLSKSDYEKAKSDHSKAKSDWEKHKDRDCSQPSDPNCGTSDCQSSVYFKFVVTNTGTMLLEDLTLEDSDYATDSCVIPATLAPGASYDCVIGPKEAVAGQHTNTATATGTYMGAHVSDTDDANYFGKAPCTAKGTGTPGYWMNHPEAWPVDSIVIGGVTYSKAKAIELMKAPTKTDKLYTMFQALVAAKLNVLTCNESSCIEATILAADNWMKIYGPVGKGVSGSSSGWALGEPLYLLLDEYNNGLLCAPSRDTMDRDDEKDKRGTSTQSHWKNKDKSWPTSSLYIGGKSYSKDEATWRMSRASNKDVTYTMYRALAAAKLNVRKGNDSSCISDTIRYADDWLERNPPGKGITTGSWTWRSAEPYFQRLDEYNNGKLCSSYCDSATNTTTTSTWTSWSR encoded by the coding sequence ATGCCACAAAAACGGTTTTTTCTGGGTTGGTTTTTCATTCTTTTGTGCTGGGTGATACCGTCCGCCGCCGGTGCGGGGTCGCTGGTCTTCAGCGATCCTTCCGCCGGTACCGTTGAAGTTTACAGCCTGGACTGGATTCCGGGCAACAGCCTGGCCGATGAGGCTCTGCCCCTCGGCACCGACCCGAACAACCCTACTCGCTTTACCCAGGTTTACCAAGCCGCTTTGGGAAATTTCCTCGATGGAAACGGCAACGCCATTACCGGAACGGGGCTGAATGTTTCCTACGAAATCACCATTGTGTCGGTTTATGGTCAGATCGGTGCGCGCTCGCCCCTGGATATCGATAACGACGGTTTTGTCGAGATCGAAAATTCCAATTTCGATCTCGATGCTGAGGCCAATGTCAACTTCGTCGAAATCTACCTCGACTCCAACCGAAATTCCAATGCTCTGACTGGTGCGGGCTATCGCGACGGTATTCTCCTGATGAAAGGGATCGTTTCCGCCGCGACTGGGCAGTTTTCCGCCTATCTCGACATGGACGGAAACAACATTCTCGACCTCAAGGTTCTTGACCAGTTCCTGACCAATAATTACCTGGGAACGGGAACGATCAGTGGGAATGGGTCGGCTCAACTGACGGTCGCAATCGACTCCGCCAGCGTTAACCCGACCTATTTCCCCGGGGTCGGCTCATCCCCCCTGACCCTCTTTTTCAATACCTCGCTTGTTCTGCCCTACTACCAGCAGAACCCTTCGGCGTCCGTGGTCGGGGTCGTCCCTGAACTCGGTTCCGCCTCGGGCGGCTATTCCCGGGTCAACGGCCTGGCCTCTCTCGACCCCGCCGAACAAATCGACATGCTCTTTCAGGCTGACGCCAACAGCAGCATCTCCGTCGGCCCCTGTATCGACATCGTCAAGGAAGTCAGCGTTGACGGCGGCCAGACCTGGTTCGACGCCAACACCCTGGACGATTCCCCCGGCACCACCGACGGCGCCATCTATCGCTTTATCGTCACCAACTGTAGTTCGGTGACCCTGACCGACGTCACGGTTACCGATCCCAACCTGGGCGGGGACGGCCTGCCCCTGACCATCGACCTCGGCGATCTGGCCCCGGAGGCATCCGTCACTGTCGAGCCGAACACCAGCTTGGGCAGCCCTCTTCTGGAAAAACCCCTGCTGTGCGCCGACGTTCCCCCGCCGGGGAATGAAGACCCGATCAAGTTCAACCTCGCTTCGGTGGTGGGGACGGTGATCGGCACGAGCACGACCGTCGAGGACTCGGATCCGGCCTATGTGCGTTGCCTCTGTGTCGATATCGAAAAACTGGTCAGCGTCGACGGTGGCGTGACCTTCGTTGATGCCGACCAGTGTGTCGATCCGGCGGCGCCCATAGCGACCGGCTCGGTGGAATACCAGCTGGTAGTCAGCAACTGCGGCGCGGCGATTCTCGACGATGTCCGCGTGGTCGATTCCTTGCTGGGGATTGATGAGGCAGTCGGTACGTTGTTGCCTGAGCAAGTTATCACCTATGACAAAGAAGATATCTCCGCACTCTTGCAACCGGATTTCTGCGCGTTGTTCGGCTCTGATACGGCGGGTTCCCAGGATATCGACAACACCGCGACCGTCACGGCCACAGCCTTCAATCAGCAATTCGATCTGAGCGATGAAGACTCGGCTTGCGTCAGCTGCCTCTGCTCCGGCAGCATCGGCGATTACGTCTGGAACGATCTCGACCGCGACGGCATCCAAGATGCCGGTGAGCCCGGGATTGCCGGCGTGACCGTGACGCTGCTCATGGGTAGTGAAACGGTAGCCACTACGACAACGGATGCAGAGGGCGCCTATCTCTTCACCGGCCTCTGCGCCGGAGACTACACCGTCACCGTCACGACTCCCGACGGCTACACGGCGACCATGAACAACGCTCCCGGCAGCACGGCGGACAACGACAGCAACGGCAGCCCGGCGGACGTTACCCTGTCCACGGACAACAGCAGCGACCTGTCCATCGACTTCGGTTTTTACACCCCCTGTACCGGCAGCATCGGCGACTTCGTCTGGGACGATCTCGACCGTGACGGCATCCAGGATGCGAACGAGTCGGGGATCGGCGGCGTGACCGTGACCCTGTTCATGGACGGCAAAGCGGTCGCCACCACCACGACGGATGTGAGCGGGGCCTATCTTTTCACCGGCCTCTGTGCCGGGGACTACACCGTGACCGTTGCTACTCCCGACGGCTACACGGCGACCATCTCCAACGCTCCCGGCAGCACGACGGACGACGACAGCAACGGCAGCCCGGCGGACGTTACTCTGGCCACGGATAACAGCAGCGACCTGACCATCGACTTCGGTTTCTATCTCATGGATGCCAAGATCGGTGACTACGTCTGGCTGGACGAAAACCAAAATGGAATCCAAGATGTCGGCGAAGAAGGGCTGTCCGGTGTGACGGTGAATCTCTTCGACTGCGACGGTAATCTGATTGAGACCACCAGCACCGACAGTACCGGGTATTACAGCTTCACCGTGGAGCCCGGCGATTACAAAGTTCAGTTCGTGCTGACCGGCGGTTATGCGTTCAGTCCGCAGGATCAGGGTGGCGACGACGCCCTGGACAGCGACGCCGACACCGGCGGCATGACCATTTGCACCACGCTGGCCCCCGGTGAGACCGATCTGACCTGGGATGCGGGAATGTATCCGATGCCCGCCAGCCTCGGCGACTACGTCTGGAACGACACGAACAACAACGGCGTGCAGGATGCCGGTGAAATGGGCATCGCCAACGTCACCGTCAATCTGTACGACTGCACCACCGATCTCGTGGTCGACACGACCACGACCGACGCTTCCGGCCTGTACAGCTTCACCGGTCTGATGCCGGGCAGCTACCGGGTCGAGTTCGTCGCCCCCATGGGCTACGCCTTCACCACGCCGAACGTGGGCGACGATGCCTTTGACAGCGACGCCAACGCTTCCGGCGTGACCGAGTGCGTTGAACTGGCCGCCGGCGAAACCAACACCACCATCGATGCGGGCCTGACGGCGCAGCCCGCCACTATCGGCGACTACGTGTGGAACGACACGAATAACAACGGCGTGCAGGATGCCGGTGAGATGGGCATCGCCAACGTCACCGTCAATCTGTACGACTGCACCACCGATGAACTGGTCGCCACGACCACGACCGACGCCTCCGGCCTGTACAGCTTCACCAACCTGATGCCGGGCAGCTACCGGGTCGAGTTCGTCGCTCCTATGGGCTACGATTTCACGACCCCGAACGTGGGCGACGACGCCTTTGACAGCGACGCCAACGCTTCCGGCGTGACCGAGTGCGTTGATCTGGCCGCCGGCGAAACCAACACCACCATCGACGCCGGTCTGACGGCGCAGCCCGCCACTATCGGCGACTACGTGTGGAACGACACGTATAACAACGGCGTGCAGGATGCCGGTGAGATGGGCATCGCCAACGTCACCGTCAATCTGTACGACTGCACCACCGATGAACTGGTTGCCACGACCACGACCGGCACTGATGGTCTGTACAGCTTCACCAACCTGATGCCGGGCAGCTACCGGGTCGAGTTCGTCGCTCCTATGGGCTACGATTTCACGACCCCGAACGTGGGCGACGACGCCTTTGATAGCGACGCCAACGCTTCCGGCGTGACCGAGTGCGTTGATCTGGCCGCCGGCGAAACCAACACCACCGTCGATGCGGGCCTGACGGCGCAACCCGCCAGCCTTGGCGACTACGTGTGGAACGACACGAATAACAACGGCGTACAGGATGCCGGTGAGATGGGCATCGCCAACGTCACCGTCAACCTCTACGACTGCACCACCGATGAACTGGTCGCCACGACCACGACCGACGCCTCCGGCCTGTACAGCTTCACCGGTCTGATGCCGGGCAGCTACCGGGTCGAGTTCGTCGCCCCGATGGGCTACGCCTTCACGACTCCGAACGTGGGCAACGACGCCACCGACAGCGATGCCAACGCCTCCGGCGAGACCGACTGCGTCACCTTGGTCGCCGGTGAAAGCAACACCACCGTTGACGCCGGTCTGTATGCTCTTGCTCCGGCCATCGACATTGAAAAGTACACCAACGGTGAAGATGCCGATGAACCTACCGGCCCGATGGTGGTCATTGGCAGCCCCATTAACTGGACCTATGTGGTAACCAACACTGGCGACGTTACGTTGACCAATGTTCTGGTTGTCGATGACAAGGGAGTAGCGGTTACTTGTCCGGCAACCACCCTGGTCGTGGGTGAATCCATGACCTGTACCGCCAACGGCACTGCCCTGGCGGGCCAGTACGCCAATGTCGGTACCACGACGGGTAATTACGGCGGTATGAGCGTCACCGACAGCGATCCGAGCCACTACTATGGCGTGAGCCCCGATATCCATCTGACCAAGGATGTCTCGGTCGATGGCGGCATGACCTGGTTCGAGGCCGACAACATCACCCAATGCAGCGATCCCAATGTGCCGAATGTCGAAGTCTGCACCGATTATTCGGATTGCGGCCCCTGCGAGGGGAAAGTGACCAGCCTGACCCTGGCTTACCGCGGGACCAGTTCCGCGAAGATCAAGATCACCAACCGCGATGGTTACGAACTCTTCAAGCAGGATGTGGTCAATCCCGGCCAGCAGATGACCTTCACGTTGGCGGATGGTTACGGCAAGCTGACTACCGAAATCAAGATCTATGTCAATGGGTCGTTCAACACGTCTATCCACACCAGCTGTTCGCAGCCGGTCGGTCCTGGTCTGATCAGCGGAAGTTTCGAAGTTGTTGCCGGGAAGAGCCTCTACGGCGGCAATCTCTGCCCCATCAATCATGATGGAATTACGGCGGAGTGTAACGAGTGTGAGGGCAAGGTCAACAACCTGACCTTGGCTTACCGTGGGGCGACTAAGGCGAACATCAAAATTACCAACAAGGATGGCCGTGAGCTTTTCCGTCTTGATAATGTCAGTCCGAACCAGCAATTCACATTTGCCCTGAAGGATCATTACGGCAAGCTGACGACCGACATCAAGATCTACGTCAACTGGTCGCTGAACACGACGATTCACACCAGTTGTTCCCAGCCTATCGGTCCCGGACTGGTCAAGGGCAGCTTTGAGGTGATCGCCGGCACCAGTCTCTACGGCGGCAACCTCTGTCCGATCAATGGGACGACGCCCGATCCGGGTACTTGCACTCCCGATGAAGTGATGTATCGCTTCACGATTACCAATACCGGTAGTGTCACCTTGAGTAATTTGACCTTGACCGATTCACTCTATGACATCAGTGCGATTGCGCCGGAATGCGTGTTGCCGGAGACGTTGGCTCCGGGACAAAGCTACACCTGCTCCAGCAACTCGTTGCCGACCCAAATGGGTTTGGTTTCCAACACGGCCACCGCAACGGGTGATTATGCGGGCATCACGGTTACCGACAGCAATGACGCCAGTTATTGCGGCCCCTTTGAACCGGTTCCGGCCATCGACATCGAGAAGTACACCAACGGTGAGGATGCCGATACCCCGACCGGACCGATGGTGGCCATCGGCAGTCCGATCACCTGGACCTATGTGGTGACCAACACCGGCAATGTCACTTTGAACGACGTGACGGTGGTCGACAACCAAGGGGTCGCAGTCAGTTGTCCGTCCACCACCCTGCTGGCCGGCGAAGTGATGACCTGCACCGGTTACGGTACGGCCGTGGCTGGCCAGTACGCCAATCTCGGCACCACGAAGGGTTATTATAATGGTATGCCGGTCACCGATAGTGACCCCAGCCACTACTATGCCACGCCTCCGGCGATTGATGTGGAGAAATTCGTCTCCACCGACGGAGTAAACTGGTTTGACGCCGATACGCCTCCGGGGATCGAAGTGGCGGTTTGCCCGGATCTTTCCTGCGATGCCGGTTCGGAATACGATTGCCAGATGCAGAAAGATTACTACTGGAAGGAATACGAGCGGACCAAGTACGAGCACGACAGCAAGAAGAGCGATTACGAGAATAAGAAGTCGGATCGCGATCGATCCAAATCGGATCATGACAAGTCCAAATACACTCGGGATTCTTCGAAAAAGGATTGCGACGGAAAACAGAAGGAATACGAATCGGCCAAGGCCAAGTACGAATCGAGTAAATCGTATTCGGATCGGAAAAAGATGAACAAGGCCAAGGCTGAATACGATTACGCCAAGGCCGAGTGTGATCGGAAGGAGTCGGACTACACCGGCAAGAAAACCGACTACGACAGCAAGATCGCCGATTGCGATCTTTCCAAGTCCGATTACGAAAAGGCCAAATCCGATCACTCCAAGGCCAAGTCGGATTGGGAAAAGCATAAGGACCGGGATTGCAGCCAGCCGTCCGATCCCAATTGCGGCACCAGCGATTGCCAGAGTTCGGTGTACTTCAAATTCGTCGTCACCAACACCGGCACGATGCTGCTGGAGGATCTGACCCTGGAAGATTCCGATTACGCCACCGACTCCTGTGTCATTCCGGCGACCCTTGCTCCTGGGGCGAGCTATGACTGCGTTATCGGACCCAAAGAGGCCGTTGCCGGTCAGCACACCAATACCGCCACCGCGACCGGCACTTACATGGGCGCGCACGTGTCCGATACCGACGATGCCAACTATTTCGGCAAGGCGCCCTGTACGGCCAAAGGGACCGGCACCCCGGGCTACTGGATGAACCATCCGGAAGCCTGGCCGGTGGATTCCATCGTCATCGGTGGGGTCACCTACAGCAAGGCCAAGGCCATCGAACTGATGAAGGCGCCCACTAAAACCGACAAGCTCTACACCATGTTCCAGGCCTTGGTTGCAGCCAAGCTCAATGTCTTGACCTGCAACGAATCGTCCTGCATTGAAGCGACCATCCTGGCCGCCGACAACTGGATGAAGATCTACGGGCCGGTAGGGAAGGGGGTTTCGGGCAGCAGCAGCGGCTGGGCCCTGGGTGAGCCGCTCTATCTGCTCCTCGACGAGTACAACAACGGCCTGCTCTGCGCGCCGTCCCGCGACACCATGGACCGGGACGACGAAAAGGATAAGAGAGGCACCAGCACCCAGAGTCACTGGAAAAACAAAGACAAATCCTGGCCGACCAGCAGTCTCTACATCGGCGGCAAATCCTACTCCAAGGATGAAGCGACCTGGCGGATGAGCCGGGCGTCCAACAAGGATGTCACCTACACCATGTACCGGGCTCTGGCCGCGGCCAAGCTCAATGTCCGCAAGGGTAACGATTCGTCCTGTATCTCCGACACCATCAGGTACGCCGATGATTGGCTGGAGAGAAACCCGCCGGGCAAGGGGATTACCACCGGATCGTGGACCTGGCGTTCGGCCGAACCCTACTTCCAAAGGCTGGACGAGTACAACAACGGCAAGCTCTGTTCCTCGTATTGCGATAGTGCCACCAATACGACAACGACCTCGACTTGGACTAGTTGGAGTCGGTAG